One part of the Neisseria zalophi genome encodes these proteins:
- a CDS encoding pseudouridine synthase: MSDKPQETVRLSKRMAELGLCSRREADSYIEQGWVKVNGQTAVLGQKVTAADRIDLNKQAHEKQAQRVTVLLNKPVGYVSAQAEKGYQSAAELITPENHWSGDTSRIRFHESHRYGLAPAGRLDIDSVGLLVLTQDGRVAKQLIGEDSTRDKEYLVRVRGKLSDEGLRLLNHGLSLDGEKLKPAKVEWQNEDQLRFVLQQGKKRQIRRMCELVGLRVVGLKRIRIGKVKLGKLPPGKWRYLAPNEKF; this comes from the coding sequence ATGTCTGATAAACCGCAAGAAACCGTCCGCTTATCCAAAAGAATGGCCGAACTCGGCTTGTGTTCCCGCCGCGAGGCCGACAGTTATATCGAACAAGGCTGGGTGAAAGTAAACGGCCAAACGGCTGTGCTCGGTCAAAAAGTGACCGCAGCAGACCGTATCGACCTTAATAAACAAGCCCATGAAAAGCAGGCGCAACGGGTAACGGTTTTATTGAATAAGCCGGTCGGTTATGTGAGCGCGCAGGCGGAAAAAGGCTATCAGTCTGCCGCCGAACTGATTACGCCGGAAAACCATTGGTCGGGCGATACCAGCCGGATTCGTTTTCACGAGTCGCACCGTTACGGATTGGCGCCGGCGGGGCGGCTCGATATCGATTCGGTCGGCCTGCTGGTGTTGACCCAAGACGGGCGTGTGGCCAAGCAGCTTATCGGTGAAGACAGTACCCGCGATAAAGAATATCTCGTTCGTGTACGCGGCAAGCTGAGCGACGAAGGCTTGCGTTTGCTGAACCACGGCTTGAGTTTGGACGGTGAAAAACTCAAACCGGCCAAAGTGGAATGGCAAAACGAAGATCAATTGCGCTTTGTGTTGCAACAGGGTAAAAAACGCCAAATCCGCCGCATGTGCGAGTTGGTCGGGCTGCGCGTGGTCGGTTTGAAACGTATCCGTATCGGTAAAGTCAAATTGGGCAAACTGCCGCCGGGAAAATGGCGTTATCTTGCCCCGAATGAAAAATTTTAA
- a CDS encoding phosphatidylserine decarboxylase, with protein sequence MSGFYPHPIIAREGWPFIIGGLVVSILLTIFACWWSLPFWIFTIFALQFFRDPGRDAPQDKDAVLSPVDGRIVVVEKATDPYRQVEALKISIFMNVFNVHSQRSPIDGTVTAVEYNKGKFVNAALDKASTENERNAVLATTVSGRELTFVQVAGLVARRILCYTQVGDSLRRGERYGFIRFGSRVDVYLPTDARAEVAIGDKVSGTSTIIARLPLTAPSENTDANTDTSAAQQTEENPTTPVANEANAATVQPNTAATESTAQVEVSQTDIEASAEKVRQAVENEFSKD encoded by the coding sequence ATGTCCGGTTTTTACCCACATCCAATTATTGCCCGAGAAGGCTGGCCTTTTATTATAGGCGGATTGGTTGTCAGTATTTTATTAACGATTTTTGCCTGCTGGTGGTCGCTGCCGTTTTGGATTTTTACTATTTTCGCCTTACAGTTTTTCCGCGATCCCGGCCGCGATGCCCCGCAAGATAAAGATGCCGTATTAAGCCCGGTCGATGGTCGTATTGTGGTGGTAGAAAAAGCAACCGACCCCTACCGCCAAGTCGAAGCTTTAAAAATCAGTATTTTTATGAATGTGTTTAATGTTCACTCCCAACGCTCGCCGATTGACGGCACGGTAACCGCCGTTGAATACAACAAGGGCAAATTTGTAAATGCCGCTTTAGACAAAGCCAGCACCGAAAACGAACGCAATGCCGTATTGGCCACCACCGTAAGCGGCCGTGAATTAACCTTCGTTCAAGTTGCCGGGTTGGTGGCACGTCGGATTTTATGCTATACCCAAGTCGGCGATTCCCTGCGCCGCGGCGAACGTTACGGCTTTATCCGCTTCGGTTCGCGCGTAGATGTTTATCTGCCAACCGATGCCCGTGCCGAAGTAGCCATCGGCGATAAAGTCAGCGGCACCAGCACCATTATCGCCCGTTTACCGCTCACAGCACCGAGTGAAAACACTGATGCTAATACGGATACTTCTGCTGCACAACAAACCGAAGAAAACCCAACAACACCGGTAGCCAATGAAGCAAATGCGGCGACAGTCCAACCCAATACAGCGGCAACAGAAAGCACTGCTCAGGTTGAGGTTAGCCAAACCGATATCGAAGCTTCCGCCGAGAAAGTCCGCCAAGCAGTGGAAAACGAATTTTCCAAAGATTAA
- a CDS encoding IS110 family transposase, producing the protein MYLGIDVSKATIDCCLISGGIFFDRRFTNNTSGYRKLKEWLDGHKATETLHCCCEATGTYYEALAEYLCCYYKMSVENPRKIKGFGSAVLQRSKTDKQDAKLIAQYCKAMTPEAWQQQSPEQKQLQELTRYIARIKKQRASESTKLQAASSHIRPHIKETIQYLDSLITKLKKELQNFYRQNKEYQKNRQRLKTITGIGDSAASVLLATITNRFQNAGQLVAYLGLDPRKHQSGTSVNGRSRISKVGKSDIRASLYMPAMVAYRMNAFPDFIGRLKAKGKPPKLIIVAIMRKLVVIAFHLLKNQTEYDKSRYK; encoded by the coding sequence ATGTACTTAGGAATTGACGTAAGCAAAGCAACGATAGACTGCTGTCTGATATCAGGCGGCATTTTTTTTGATCGCCGTTTTACAAACAACACAAGCGGATACAGGAAGCTGAAAGAATGGTTAGACGGCCACAAAGCAACCGAAACGCTGCATTGCTGCTGCGAAGCAACAGGAACCTATTACGAAGCATTGGCGGAATATCTATGCTGTTATTACAAAATGAGTGTAGAGAACCCAAGAAAAATAAAAGGTTTCGGCTCGGCGGTTCTGCAAAGAAGCAAAACGGATAAACAAGACGCCAAACTGATTGCCCAATACTGCAAAGCCATGACTCCTGAAGCATGGCAGCAGCAGTCACCGGAACAAAAACAGTTGCAAGAGTTAACCCGCTATATTGCCCGTATAAAAAAACAACGTGCATCAGAAAGTACAAAACTACAGGCAGCCTCAAGTCATATCAGGCCGCATATTAAAGAAACGATCCAATATTTAGACAGTCTGATAACCAAGCTAAAAAAAGAACTGCAAAACTTTTACAGGCAGAATAAGGAATATCAGAAAAACCGCCAACGCCTGAAAACGATAACGGGTATAGGCGATAGCGCGGCTTCGGTATTGCTCGCGACCATAACGAACAGGTTTCAAAACGCTGGGCAATTGGTCGCCTATTTAGGACTTGACCCGCGCAAGCACCAATCAGGCACAAGCGTTAATGGTAGAAGCCGCATATCGAAAGTAGGGAAATCAGATATACGGGCTTCCCTGTATATGCCGGCTATGGTTGCGTATCGGATGAACGCCTTTCCTGACTTTATAGGCCGTCTGAAAGCAAAGGGGAAGCCGCCGAAGTTAATCATTGTTGCAATAATGCGGAAATTGGTAGTTATTGCGTTTCACCTGCTGAAAAACCAAACGGAATATGACAAAAGCCGTTACAAATAA